In Tursiops truncatus isolate mTurTru1 chromosome 19, mTurTru1.mat.Y, whole genome shotgun sequence, a genomic segment contains:
- the TRAPPC6A gene encoding trafficking protein particle complex subunit 6A isoform X4, with protein sequence MRTRGAGRLLGREGRRMADAVLFEFLHTEMVAELWAQDPDPGPGGQKMSLSVLEGMGFRVGQALGERLPRETLAFREELDALKFLCKDVWAAVFQKQMDSLRTNHQGTYVLQDHSFPLLIRMASGLQYLEEAPKFLAFTCGLLRGTLSTLGIKSLVTASVAALPSCKFQVVIQRS encoded by the exons ATGAGGACAAGAGGCGCTGGACGGTTGTTAGGCAGGGAAGGTCGGCGCATGGCTGACGCGGTACTGTTCGAGTTTCTGCACACGGAAATGGTAGCGGAGCTGTGGGCGCAAGATCCGGACCCCGGCCCCGGG GGACAGAAGATGAGCCTGTCGGTCCTGGAGGGCATGGGCTTCCgcgtgggccaggccctgggcgaGAG GCTGCCCCGGGAGACGCTAGCCTTCAGGGAGGAGCTGGACGCCCTCAAGTTCCTATGCAAAGACGTGTGGGCGGCCGTGTTCCAAAAGCAGATGGACAGCCTCCGCACCAATCATCAG GGGACCTACGTCCTGCAGGACCACAGCTTCCCCCTTCTCATCCGGATGGCCTCGGGTCTGCAGTACCTGGAGGAAGCGCCCAAG TTCCTGGCCTTCACCTGCGGCCTCCTACGGGGCACCCTCAGCACCCTGGGCATCAAGAGCCTGGTCACCGCCTCCGtggcagccctgccctcct GTAAGTTCCAGGTGGTGATCCAGAGATCCTGA
- the TRAPPC6A gene encoding trafficking protein particle complex subunit 6A isoform X2, with product MRTRGAGRLLGREGRRMADAVLFEFLHTEMVAELWAQDPDPGPGGQKMSLSVLEGMGFRVGQALGERLPRETLAFREELDALKFLCKDVWAAVFQKQMDSLRTNHQGTYVLQDHSFPLLIRMASGLQYLEEAPKFLAFTCGLLRGTLSTLGIKSLVTASVAALPSSCFPWGMPAWRRQPLTMSWSSGFEHSSRCENPGKFQVVIQRS from the exons ATGAGGACAAGAGGCGCTGGACGGTTGTTAGGCAGGGAAGGTCGGCGCATGGCTGACGCGGTACTGTTCGAGTTTCTGCACACGGAAATGGTAGCGGAGCTGTGGGCGCAAGATCCGGACCCCGGCCCCGGG GGACAGAAGATGAGCCTGTCGGTCCTGGAGGGCATGGGCTTCCgcgtgggccaggccctgggcgaGAG GCTGCCCCGGGAGACGCTAGCCTTCAGGGAGGAGCTGGACGCCCTCAAGTTCCTATGCAAAGACGTGTGGGCGGCCGTGTTCCAAAAGCAGATGGACAGCCTCCGCACCAATCATCAG GGGACCTACGTCCTGCAGGACCACAGCTTCCCCCTTCTCATCCGGATGGCCTCGGGTCTGCAGTACCTGGAGGAAGCGCCCAAG TTCCTGGCCTTCACCTGCGGCCTCCTACGGGGCACCCTCAGCACCCTGGGCATCAAGAGCCTGGTCACCGCCTCCGtggcagccctgccctcct CCTGCTTCCCCTGGGGCATGCCAGCCTGGAGGAGACAACCCTTGACGATGAGCTGGTCTAGTGGTTTCGAACACTCTTCCCGGTGCGAGAACCCAG GTAAGTTCCAGGTGGTGATCCAGAGATCCTGA
- the TRAPPC6A gene encoding trafficking protein particle complex subunit 6A isoform X1, whose product MRTRGAGRLLGREGRRMADAVLFEFLHTEMVAELWAQDPDPGPGGQKMSLSVLEGMGFRVGQALGERLPRETLAFREELDALKFLCKDVWAAVFQKQMDSLRTNHQGTYVLQDHSFPLLIRMASGLQYLEEAPKFLAFTCGLLRGTLSTLGIKSLVTASVAALPSSCFPWGMPAWRRQPLTMSWSSGFEHSSRHPHSHGMQARWAGSISTLDREET is encoded by the exons ATGAGGACAAGAGGCGCTGGACGGTTGTTAGGCAGGGAAGGTCGGCGCATGGCTGACGCGGTACTGTTCGAGTTTCTGCACACGGAAATGGTAGCGGAGCTGTGGGCGCAAGATCCGGACCCCGGCCCCGGG GGACAGAAGATGAGCCTGTCGGTCCTGGAGGGCATGGGCTTCCgcgtgggccaggccctgggcgaGAG GCTGCCCCGGGAGACGCTAGCCTTCAGGGAGGAGCTGGACGCCCTCAAGTTCCTATGCAAAGACGTGTGGGCGGCCGTGTTCCAAAAGCAGATGGACAGCCTCCGCACCAATCATCAG GGGACCTACGTCCTGCAGGACCACAGCTTCCCCCTTCTCATCCGGATGGCCTCGGGTCTGCAGTACCTGGAGGAAGCGCCCAAG TTCCTGGCCTTCACCTGCGGCCTCCTACGGGGCACCCTCAGCACCCTGGGCATCAAGAGCCTGGTCACCGCCTCCGtggcagccctgccctcct CCTGCTTCCCCTGGGGCATGCCAGCCTGGAGGAGACAACCCTTGACGATGAGCTGGTCTAGTGGTTTCGAACACTCTTCCCG TCACCCACACAGCCATGGGATGCAGGCCAGGTGGGCAGGAAGCATCTCCACCCTAGACCGTGAGGAAACTTGA
- the TRAPPC6A gene encoding trafficking protein particle complex subunit 6A isoform X3 — protein sequence MRTRGAGRLLGREGRRMADAVLFEFLHTEMVAELWAQDPDPGPGGQKMSLSVLEGMGFRVGQALGERLPRETLAFREELDALKFLCKDVWAAVFQKQMDSLRTNHQGTYVLQDHSFPLLIRMASGLQYLEEAPKFLAFTCGLLRGTLSTLGIKSLVTASVAALPSSCFPWGMPAWRRQPLTMSWSSGFEHSSRP from the exons ATGAGGACAAGAGGCGCTGGACGGTTGTTAGGCAGGGAAGGTCGGCGCATGGCTGACGCGGTACTGTTCGAGTTTCTGCACACGGAAATGGTAGCGGAGCTGTGGGCGCAAGATCCGGACCCCGGCCCCGGG GGACAGAAGATGAGCCTGTCGGTCCTGGAGGGCATGGGCTTCCgcgtgggccaggccctgggcgaGAG GCTGCCCCGGGAGACGCTAGCCTTCAGGGAGGAGCTGGACGCCCTCAAGTTCCTATGCAAAGACGTGTGGGCGGCCGTGTTCCAAAAGCAGATGGACAGCCTCCGCACCAATCATCAG GGGACCTACGTCCTGCAGGACCACAGCTTCCCCCTTCTCATCCGGATGGCCTCGGGTCTGCAGTACCTGGAGGAAGCGCCCAAG TTCCTGGCCTTCACCTGCGGCCTCCTACGGGGCACCCTCAGCACCCTGGGCATCAAGAGCCTGGTCACCGCCTCCGtggcagccctgccctcct CCTGCTTCCCCTGGGGCATGCCAGCCTGGAGGAGACAACCCTTGACGATGAGCTGGTCTAGTGGTTTCGAACACTCTTCCCG ACCGTGA
- the TRAPPC6A gene encoding trafficking protein particle complex subunit 6A isoform X5, whose amino-acid sequence MRTRGAGRLLGREGRRMADAVLFEFLHTEMVAELWAQDPDPGPGGQKMSLSVLEGMGFRVGQALGERLPRETLAFREELDALKFLCKDVWAAVFQKQMDSLRTNHQGTYVLQDHSFPLLIRMASGLQYLEEAPKPASPGACQPGGDNP is encoded by the exons ATGAGGACAAGAGGCGCTGGACGGTTGTTAGGCAGGGAAGGTCGGCGCATGGCTGACGCGGTACTGTTCGAGTTTCTGCACACGGAAATGGTAGCGGAGCTGTGGGCGCAAGATCCGGACCCCGGCCCCGGG GGACAGAAGATGAGCCTGTCGGTCCTGGAGGGCATGGGCTTCCgcgtgggccaggccctgggcgaGAG GCTGCCCCGGGAGACGCTAGCCTTCAGGGAGGAGCTGGACGCCCTCAAGTTCCTATGCAAAGACGTGTGGGCGGCCGTGTTCCAAAAGCAGATGGACAGCCTCCGCACCAATCATCAG GGGACCTACGTCCTGCAGGACCACAGCTTCCCCCTTCTCATCCGGATGGCCTCGGGTCTGCAGTACCTGGAGGAAGCGCCCAAG CCTGCTTCCCCTGGGGCATGCCAGCCTGGAGGAGACAACCCTTGA
- the BLOC1S3 gene encoding biogenesis of lysosome-related organelles complex 1 subunit 3 — protein MASQSRRRRPLRRPETVVPGEAAETDSELSVSSSEEEELYLVFSGPTRGRPTGLRVVGEAAETDSDSEPEPKAAPRDLPPLVVQRETAGEAWGEEEAPAPAPARSLLQLRLAESQARLDHDVAAAVSGVYRRAGRDVAALAGRLAAAQAAGLAAAHSVRLARGDLCALAERLDIVAGCRLLPDIRGVPGTEPEQDPGPRAYL, from the coding sequence ATGGCGTCCCAGAGTCGTCGGCGGAGGCCGCTGCGGAGGCCTGAGACGGTGGTGCCGGGGGAGGCGGCCGAGACGGACTCGGAGCTCTCTGTGTCCTCGTCGGAGGAGGAGGAGCTGTACCTGGTCTTCTCGGGCCCGACGCGCGGCCGCCCCACGGGACTGCGGGTGGTCGGGGAGGCCGCGGAGACCGACTCGGACTCGGAGCCGGAGCCGAAGGCCGCGCCGAGGGATCTGCCTCCGCTCGTGGTGCAGCGGGAGACTGCcggggaggcctggggagaggaggaggcccCGGCGCCCGCCCCCGCGCGTTCGCTGCTGCAGCTCCGACTGGCTGAGAGCCAGGCGCGGCTGGACCACGACGTAGCGGCCGCGGTGAGCGGCGTGTACCGCCGCGCGGGCCGTGATGTGGCCGCCCTGGCCGGTAGGCTGGCGGCTGCCCAGGCGGCGGGATTGGCGGCGGCCCACAGCGTGCGCCTGGCGCGGGGGGACCTCTGCGCGCTGGCCGAGCGCCTGGACATCGTGGCCGGCTGCCGCCTGCTGCCCGACATCCGCGGCGTGCCGGGCACCGAGCCCGAACAAGACCCGGGACCGCGGGCCTATCTGTGA